CTTCGACATACTTCTGCTAGATGTCTATTTTTTCGTTCCgatacaccattttgctgaggggtATTCGAACATGTGAACTGATGTCGCACTTTACATTCTCGAAGAAAGCTTGTAAACTCACTTGACACATATTCTCCTCCGTTATCAGTACGAAGACATCCAACCCGTTCTCCAATTTCGGCTTCACTGTCCCTCTTGAATATCTTGAATTTGTCAAGTGTTTCTGATTTATTTCTGACAAAATAAACCCAAACATACCTCGAAAAATCATCAATGAAAGTTACTATATACTTCATTCCTCCCACTGAAGCTTGCTTTACCGGTCCAAATAAATCAGAGTGGATCAGCTCAAGAGTTCATTTTGCTCTGAAGTTAGAATCTTTATACTGCAGCTGATGTGCTTTCCCAAATTGACACCCATCGCATACCACTTCTTTCTTAACTTCAAGCTTCGGCAGACCCTTTAGCAGAGACTTCTTCATCATAATTTCTAATTTGTCATACCCAAAATGGCTCAACCGTGAATGCCACAGGTCCACCGTTTCACTCTTTCTTGTTTTGTCTACATATGCTTCTTCGACTGACATCACATAAACCGATTCCTTCCTTTTTCCCATCATCACGGGTTCACCAATGACTTGAACTCTCTCGTAAACCTTGACATCTTCGGGTCCAAACAACACAAATTTTCCCGATGATGTTACTTGTGGGACAGAATATAAATTTTTCTTCATGCCAGGCACATGGTACACATTTTGTAATGACACTTCACTTTCACCTTGGGAAGACAATACAGTGGTGTCACCAACATGTGCTATTGATAACTTCGAATTGTTTGCTGTTACCACCACCTTACTACCATTGTACTTCACCATATTTTTAAGCTTTTCAATATCGccagtcatatgatttgagcaccctgAGTCAACAATCCAGTCACGATGATGATCAAGCTTATTAGGCTTTGAAACAGAAAGCGACACTTCATCGTCTTCTTCGGTTACCATTAATGCTTCAACATCCCACTCGTCGCCCTCTCTTGATTGGGCCGTGTTTACTTCTTCATTTTTCGGAGCACGACAATCTCTTGCTAAGTGTCCTCTCTTTTGACAGTTGTAACATCTTGGAACGTACTTCTTGCCCTTTGTCTGATAGCTTGAACTACTCTCCAAACGAGTACCTTTACTATTGCTCTCTTGAGTCTTTACTTTATCATCATTCTTCTTGTAGCTGGTTCCACATTTATACTTTGAATTCCACTTACTTTTATTGAAATAGAGTGCCTTCTCTTCGGCCTTCACACAGATTCTCCCATCTGTTTTGTCAACAACTCCTGACCGCTAAGCAAGTTTTCGAATTCTACAAGTGATGGTTATGTTTGCCATCCTTGTATGGCTGCCACAAAGCTGTGAAATTCAGGATTTAAGCCATGAATAATTATCCTTTTCATTCTAGCCTCACCGATTCGTTCTTCTGCATCTAATTCAGATATTTCACGACAAAGAGATTTTACTTTGTAAAAGTACTCTGATATTTTCATATCACGTTGCTTAATTGAAAGCAGTTCACTTTCCAGCAATTGGAGCTTGGTATCATTCTTTTTCGAGAACAATTTTTCAAGCGTATCCCATGCCTCCTTTGGAGTTTCAACCGCACGAATGTGCTCAAGCACCTCTTCCTCGATCGTAGTCTTCAATACGAACATAGCCTTCCCTACTTTCACCTTCCATTTCCTTAATACACCATTGTTATCTTCTGTTGTAGGTTGTTAAACATCATTCCCCTTCACCACTTCCCACAGATCCTGTCCTTGCATATAAGAAATTATACACGTAGACCAGGTGTTGTAGTTTTGGTTGTTCAACTTCTTGATCCCACCAACAACTTGTAGATCAGACATGTTGTTTGCACAGCTGGCTCTTGATACCAAATGTTGAACCTTAAGCTAAACAACAGTGTAATACTTGCTAAAAGAAATTGAAAATATACACAGGTAAATGCACTTAAGGATTGTGCTTTTTTTGGATATATTAACATGCTGGAAAATGACATATAAATAGAGTTACATTGTAAAAGAAAACCACACCTACTTACTCCATTACTATTAACTTATTGAAAAGCAAATGAACCACACCAACACCAATATCATGATTAGTGGATCAATGATTTGTTCCACTAACATTAACTTATTAAAAAGTAAAAGCAATAAACAGATAGTTAATCATGacttagacaattgataatgatcaTGATGAGTTGATGTTGTTATGTTTAACATATAATGTggctgttgttattattattaacagcagCAACAA
This window of the Rutidosis leptorrhynchoides isolate AG116_Rl617_1_P2 chromosome 7, CSIRO_AGI_Rlap_v1, whole genome shotgun sequence genome carries:
- the LOC139858988 gene encoding uncharacterized protein is translated as MVYQANPDNAIGILTMGNEDLADELEPTSDLDKILNHLKSIWTVNSGDLNLSRGILTSMTNLKYLGDPSSQKRILIFTGGPTRLYSGPWYAKMLKGEGIAVDVVDFCLKDYAEKTICRVMGQHEDCNWMRKFDAFVAALKVQHLVSRASCANNMSDLQVVGGIKKLNNQNYNTWKWKVKVGKAMFVLKTTIEEEVLEHIRAVETPKEAWDTLEKLFSKKNDTKLQLLESELLSIKQRDMKISEYFYKVKSLCREISELDAEERIGERSGVVDKTDGRICVKAEEKALYFNKSKWNSKYKCGTSYKKNDDKVKTQESNSKGTRLESSSSYQTKGKKYVPRCYNCQKRGHLARDCRAPKNEEVNTAQSREGDEWDVEALMVTEEDDEVSLSVSKPNKLDHHRDWIVDSGCSNHMTGDIEKLKNMVKYNGSKVVVTANNSKLSIAHVGDTTVLSSQGESEVSLQNVYHVPGMKKNLYSVPQVTSSGKFVLFGPEDVKVYERVQVIGEPVMMGKRKESVYVMSVEEAYVDKTRKSETVDLWHSRLSHFGYDKLEIMMKKSLLKGLPKLEVKKEVVCDGCQFGKAHQLQNKSETLDKFKIFKRDSEAEIGERVGCLRTDNGGEYVSSEFTSFLRECKVRHQFTCSNTPQQNGVSERKNRHLAEVCRSMMHSMNVPRRFWAEAM